The DNA segment AGGTCGATGCGGTCATGGTTTTCGCCGCCGAACCACAGTTCGCCCTGGCGCGTGACCCACACCGTCGAAGCGGCCTGCGCGGTGCGTCCCTCCTTGTCGCGCGCGCTCGCCACCAGTTCGACCTGGCCGGCCTGCTCCAGCGCCACCTCGCAGCGCGCGCGGCCCTGCGCATCGGTGCGGGTCTCGCACACGGTGCCGAGGTCGCGCGTCTCGGTGCGGTTGTCATAGCGGTAGAAGCCGCCGACCACGCGCTTGCGCGCCGAGGTAGTAATGCGTGCGCGCGCGTTGAGCTTGACCGGCGCATCGGCCACCGGCTTGCCATTGAGGTCCAGCACCACGCCATGTACCGCCAGCTTCTGCTTCACCGAGACCCACCCTTCGGTACGGATGCCGACCACCACACCGGCCGGCCACAGCGGCACGGTCTGGCGCAGCGTCTGGATCTCGCCGTTGGGGTCGGCAAAGCCGGCTTCGAGCAGCAGGTCACGCGGTGCATCGGTCTTGGGCAGCTTGCGCAGCGTGACGGTGCCGTTGCCGTTCTTGTCCAGCGTCAGCGGCAGCTTGTCGGCCACCAGCTTCTGGCCGTCATCGGGCTGCTCCGAGTCATCCACCTCCTCATCGCCGCCGGCGCTTTCGCGCTGCGGGCGCGGCGGGTTGAACGAGAACTCGTCATAGCCGGGGAAGCTGACGCTCTTGTCGCGCAGCAGCGCCGACACCCGCACCGGCAGGCCGGCCGCGCCGCCGCCGGACAGGTAGTGGATTTCCACGCCGACCGGCAGCTCGGCCGGCGCGATCGCGGCGCCTGCCTTGCCGGCCAACTGCAGCGTGCCGGCCAGCACCGGCAGCCGGAACGCTTCGACGCGGAAGCTGCCGCTGGAATAGGTACGCGAACCCTCGTCCCGGCCGTTCGCCCCCCCACCCTGCTGCGCTTCCAGCTCGACGGTGTAGACGCCGAGCTTGGCCGCCGGCGGCACCTGGAACGTGCTTTCCGCGCTGCGCCCGCCGGTCGCGGTCTGGCGCCATTGCAGCGGCAGCTCGTAGGTCTGGCCGCTGCCGTCGTGACGGATCGTCACGCGAGTGGGTAGCGGGCGGCTGGCCGGCGGCAAGGCAAAGCCCTGCGCGGTCTCGGCGCGGATCAGGTGCTTCATCGACACGGTCTCGCCGGCGCGCAGCAAGGTACGGTCGAAGATGGTATGCGCACGCACCGTCGGCGCGGTGCTGGTGTCGGTGGGCACGTTGAAGCGCCAGGTTTCGATGCCGCGGTTCCAGTCCGACATCACGAAGGCCATGTCGGCCTTGCCACGTGCCTGCGGATGCCCCGCGGCGATACGCGCCGACACGAAGTAGCCGGACAGTCCGTTCTGGTCGCAAGTGGATTCCGGCGCGGCTTCGAGCTTGGCAAAGCGCACCACGCCGCTGGCGTCGGTGCGGCCCTCGCCCAGCAGGCGCCCGCTGCAGTCGCGCACCGCGACGGCGGCGTCGGCCACCGGCTTGCCGTCGTCGAGCGCTGTGACCCACGCCAGGCCACTGCGGCTGCCGTCATCCTCGTTGCCCAGGCTGCGGCCCAGCTTGAAATGCACGCCCAGGTTGGTCACCAGCGCAGCGGTGCGCACGTACATCGGCGCGCGCTTGCCGAGCAGCGCCTCGCCCAGCATCGGCGAAGCGATCTCGACCACGTGGAAGCCCGGCTCGGGCAGCGGGATGCCGACCACCTCGAACGGCCGCGGGCCGTCGCCCGATGGTTTGGGTACGGCCAGCTTCTGCACGCCGGGCGCGCGCTCCAGCAGAGACACCGAGCGCGTCTCGATCGATACCGCATTGCGCGGGTTGTTGACGCGGTAAGGCGAGCGGCCCGCCAGCACCGCGTCGAGTTCGCCGCGGGTATAGCTGGACTCATGCATGCGCCGCACCAGGCCGAGCCATTGCATCACCGCTGCATCGTCATCCACGCGCAGCTTCATCACCGTGCCAGCGCGGGCCTGGATGCCACGAACGGCCAGGTCCGCCTCGACATTGCGCAGCGTCACCGGCAACAGCGGCGGATAGTCCGCCGGCGACTTGCCGCGCGGCAGCTCGCCAAAGCGCTCCACCACGCCGAATGGCGCGGCCGAGAACTTGGCCAGCGGCGGCATGGCGGCGGTCGCGACCTTGAGCGGGAAAAGGTCGGCATTAGACAGCGTGCGGCCGCTGTCATCCTTCAGGTCCTTCGGTACCTCGATGGTGAATTGGACTTTCTCCGCGAACGGAGCGGCAAAGGTCAATGCGCTGACGCTGGCATCCGGCGCCAGGTCGGGATCGAATCGCGGCGCGCGCGGGCCGTTCGGTGTCTTCAGCACGACCTGTTCGGCCTGCTTGCGCGGCACCGGCGCCGAAAACGTGACCGACATCGGCCGCAGCGGCGTGCACGGCGACTGCGCATGCTCGCGCTCGCAGCTGAAGCTGGCGGTAAAGGGCTCGCGCACGGTGTAGTCGAAGCGCCGCTCGTCGCGCGTGGCCACACCCGACGGCGTGGCGATGCCCGCGCCCAGCACCAGTTGCACGCGCGCCGCAGCCGGCAGCCGCTGCTGGCAGGCAAGCAGATGGACGGCATCGGGCGCCGGCTTGGCCAGCTTGGTCCAGCGGATCGCTTCGAGCAGGTCGTCGCGTTCCTTGCCCGTGAGCAGCCGCACTGGGATGCGCTCGCCCAGTCCTTGCGCCTGGCACCAGGCGTGCTCGCGTACCGACGCCGGCGTGGCCAGTCCGTTGAAGCGCAGCGCGAAGACCTGGTCTTCCTCGATCTCGCCGCCGGACGGCCGGCTGGCGATCACGGTCGGGCCACCGGTCTCGAAGCGGTATTCGGGCTTGCCGGCATAGGCGGTGCCGGCGACGCTCTTCAACCCGGTACGCATGCGCACGCTGCAGCGTACGCCGGGCGGCAGGTCGCTGGCGAAATCGTAGACCCAGTTCCTGGCATCGACCCAGCGGGCCTGGCCGCTGGTGCTGGCGCCGGTGCAGGACACCGCGGCGGGCGCGGCGGCCTGCACGTCGCCCATCGGCACCATGGCCTCGTCGAAGCGGATCGCCACCTGCCGGACCTGCCCCACCGTGCCTTCCGGCGAGAAGCGGGTGACCTGGGCGGCATGGGCGGGCGGGCTCCCGGCAAGCAGGGCGAGCGCGGCGCCCAGCGCCAATGCCGCAGCGCATGACACGCGCGCCGGCTGCCTCCTGCCAAGGTCCCGATCGGCTCCGGCGACGATTCCCCTCATCCTGCCATCCTCCCTTTTCCGCCACTTTGTGGCACCCGGCGAGGGTGACACGCACGCCACAGGAGTGCAAGACCGGCACGCAATCCTGCAAGGCGTCCCGGGAAAAGATTCAACGCAGGTGCGACAGCGGCAGCGCCCCCTCGCACTTGATCGCGGTCAGCACGATATTGGAACGCACGCTCTCCACGCCGGGCACCCGCATCAGCCGCTTCATGGTGAATTCCGCCAGCGTCGGCAGGTCCGGCACGACCACGCGGATCAGGTAGTCGGCCTCACCCGCCACCGAATAGCACTCCTGCACCTCTTCCAAAAGCAGGATTTCCTCGCGGAAGCGCTCGACGATGGTGTCCCCGTGGTGCGCCAGCTTGACGCTGATAAAGACCAGCACGCCCAGCCCCAGCGCCTGCGTCGACAGGCTGACACGGTAGCCGGTGATGACGCCGTCGGCTTCCAGCCGCGCCAGCCGGCGGCCGACCTGGCTCGGCGACAGGTGCACGCGCTCGGCCAGCTGCTGGTGGGTGGCGCGGCCGTCGGCCTGCAGCGCGGCAAGCAGGGCAAGGTCGAACTGGTCGAGTGAGACGCTTTGGGCAGTCATACACAAATCCCGCATTCCTTGATCGTATGGCGCACATTACATGCACGCCACCTCCAAAACAAGCCGATATTGCGGCCTGCATGCAGCACGCAATCCATAAACTACGCAGTAAATCCGCATTCAAGCTGCCTGCGCCGCAGCAAACCAACAAATCCAGGAGACAAACCCATGTCCACACCCGCCATGGCCGCCACCGAAGCCCCCGCCGCCTTCCAGGGCACCCTGACCGACAAGTTGCGGGAACAGTTCGACGAAGGCCTGCTGTCCGGCCAGTCGCTGCGCCCCGACTTCACCATCGCGCAGCCGGTGCACCGCTACACCAGCACCGACCACGCTATCTGGCGCAAGCTGTACGAGCGCCAGGCGGCAATGCTGCAGGGCCGGGTCAGCGACGAATTCCTGCAAGGACTGGCCACGCTGGGCATGGAAAAGGACCGCGTGCCGGATTTCGGCCAGCTCAACGAAACCCTGATGCGCGCCACCGGCTGGCAGGTGGTGGCCGTGCCCGGCCTGGTGCCGGACGAGGTGTTCTTCGAGCACCTGGCCAACCGCCGCTTCCCGGCGAGCTGGTGGATGCGCAAGCCCGAGCAGCTGGACTACCTGCAGGAACCGGACTGCTTCCACGACGTGTTCGGCCACGTGCCGCTGCTGATCAACCCGGTCTTCGCCGACTACATGGAGGCCTACGGCAAGGGCGGCCTGAAGGCGGCCGGCATGGGCGCGCTGGACATGCTGTCGCGCCTGTACTGGTACACGGTGGAGTTTGGCCTGATCCGCACCGGGCAAGGACTGCGCATCTACGGCGCGGGCATCCTGTCGAGCCAGGGCGAATCGATCTACAGCCTGGATTCGGCCAGCCCGAACCGGATCGGCTTCGACGTGCGCCGCATCATGCGCACGCGCTACCGCATCGACACGTTCCAGAAGACCTACTTCGTGATCGACAGCTTCGAGCAGTTGTTCGACGCGACCCGTCCGGACTTCGCCCCGCTGTACCAGGAACTGCGCGCGCAGCCAACGCTGGGCGCCGGCGACGTGGTGCCGGGGGACCAAGTGATTAACGTCGGCACCCGCGAAGGCTGGTCCGAGACTGACGACATCTGAGCGACGCTTTTTGGGCGACGCTTTTTGAGCAACGATTTCTGAGCGAAGACGAACGCCGGGGCGCCTGCCCCGCTTCCCGCTTTGTGAAACAATGCCGGCATGCCCGCCGCCACGGCGCGGGCGGGCCGGCTATCCGCTTTTGCGGCGTCCCCGGACGCTGGTTGCTGTTTTCCCCAAGACCCAGATCGAGCCCACCATGACCCCTCTGTCCCCGCAAGCCCGAGCCACGCTGCTCGCCGAACTGCCTGGCTGGACCACCGTCCAGGACCGCGACGCGATCTACAAGCGCTTTACCTTCCACGACTTCAACGCCGCCTTCGGCTTCATGACGCGCGTGGCGATCCAGGCTGACAAGGCCGACCACCATCCCGAGTGGTTCAACGTCTACAACCGCGTCGACATCACGCTGTCGACCCATGACGCCAACGGCCTTACGCAGCGCGACATCGACCTGGCCCACTTCATCGAGCGCGCCGCGGCGGCGCTGGTAGTGCCGGAATAAGACCCGGCAGACCCGGCGCGGCGGCAGATATCCGGGCGGATGTAGGCAAACCGTAAGGAAGCGGCCGTCCGCGCCTAGTACAATCTGCGGCAGGCCCGCACCTGCGTGTGCTGCATGGGCCCTCCTCCAGCCATGCCCAACCTCCTGCCCGAGCCGCCATGCGTATCCTGCTGATCGAGGACGACCGCCAGATTGCCAGCGGCGTCGAAGCCGGCCTGTCCCGCGCCGGCCACCAGGTACGCGTCGTCCATGACGGCGTCTATGCCACCGAACACCTGCTGCGCGAGCAGCACGACCTGGTCATCCTCGACCTGGGCCTGCCCGGGATCGACGGCATGACCCTGCTGGCGCGCTACCGCGCGCGCAACCGCACCACCCCGGTCATCATCCTGACAGCGCGCGACGAGCTGGAAGACAAGCTCTCGGGCCTGAACGCCGGTGCCGACGACTACCTGATCAAACCCTTCGCCCTGCCCGAGCTGGAAGCGCGCGTGCGCGTGCTGCTGCGCCGCAGCCAGCATGGCGAAGCCGCGCCCGAGCGCGACGTGCGCCTGGGGCGCCTGCGCCTGTCCGGCAACGATCGCCGCATGTTCATCGACGCCCGGCCGCTGGAGCTGTCGCCGCGCGAGTTCGCGGTGCTTGAGCTGCTGCTGCAGCGCCAGGGCCGCGTGGTCAGCAAGGCGCAGCTGCAGGACCACCTGGCCAC comes from the Cupriavidus sp. P-10 genome and includes:
- a CDS encoding alpha-2-macroglobulin family protein, yielding MRGIVAGADRDLGRRQPARVSCAAALALGAALALLAGSPPAHAAQVTRFSPEGTVGQVRQVAIRFDEAMVPMGDVQAAAPAAVSCTGASTSGQARWVDARNWVYDFASDLPPGVRCSVRMRTGLKSVAGTAYAGKPEYRFETGGPTVIASRPSGGEIEEDQVFALRFNGLATPASVREHAWCQAQGLGERIPVRLLTGKERDDLLEAIRWTKLAKPAPDAVHLLACQQRLPAAARVQLVLGAGIATPSGVATRDERRFDYTVREPFTASFSCEREHAQSPCTPLRPMSVTFSAPVPRKQAEQVVLKTPNGPRAPRFDPDLAPDASVSALTFAAPFAEKVQFTIEVPKDLKDDSGRTLSNADLFPLKVATAAMPPLAKFSAAPFGVVERFGELPRGKSPADYPPLLPVTLRNVEADLAVRGIQARAGTVMKLRVDDDAAVMQWLGLVRRMHESSYTRGELDAVLAGRSPYRVNNPRNAVSIETRSVSLLERAPGVQKLAVPKPSGDGPRPFEVVGIPLPEPGFHVVEIASPMLGEALLGKRAPMYVRTAALVTNLGVHFKLGRSLGNEDDGSRSGLAWVTALDDGKPVADAAVAVRDCSGRLLGEGRTDASGVVRFAKLEAAPESTCDQNGLSGYFVSARIAAGHPQARGKADMAFVMSDWNRGIETWRFNVPTDTSTAPTVRAHTIFDRTLLRAGETVSMKHLIRAETAQGFALPPASRPLPTRVTIRHDGSGQTYELPLQWRQTATGGRSAESTFQVPPAAKLGVYTVELEAQQGGGANGRDEGSRTYSSGSFRVEAFRLPVLAGTLQLAGKAGAAIAPAELPVGVEIHYLSGGGAAGLPVRVSALLRDKSVSFPGYDEFSFNPPRPQRESAGGDEEVDDSEQPDDGQKLVADKLPLTLDKNGNGTVTLRKLPKTDAPRDLLLEAGFADPNGEIQTLRQTVPLWPAGVVVGIRTEGWVSVKQKLAVHGVVLDLNGKPVADAPVKLNARARITTSARKRVVGGFYRYDNRTETRDLGTVCETRTDAQGRARCEVALEQAGQVELVASARDKEGRTAQAASTVWVTRQGELWFGGENHDRIDLLPEKKFYAPGDTAEFQVRMPFRHATALVAVEREGVYQTQVVELHGSDPTVRVQVKPEWGPNVYVSVLALRGRLHEVPWYSFFTWGWRQPGEWWRAFRSEGREYAAPTALVDLSKPAFRLGLAEIRVGNAGHRLDVTVTPDKTSYPVRGKARVAIQVRLPDGKPAANGEVALAAVDQALLELMPNTSWDLLDAMLQRRGYGVETSTAQMEIIGRRHYGRKAVPAGGGGGKSPTRELFDTLLLWNPRVQLDAEGRASLEVPLNDSLTSFRIVAVADLGVGRFGTGSATIAATQDLQVISGLPQLVREDDRYRAMFTLRNTTRRAMTVQASARATLLGNDGTLPAQTVQIPAGEAREIGWDVTAPMLLAYARSGTVMWEVQASEQGGGNAGDRIKVSQQIVPAVPVTVQQATLAQVAPSLSVPVKAPPGALADPAGKVRGGLQVNFQSSLAGGMPGVREWFRNYPFTCLEQRASKAIGLNDTAAWEALMTQLPSYLDANGLASYFPLASDSDYGSEVLTAYLLAVTDEAARAGLALRIPDAQREQMERGLADFVEGRIRRDSWSPAGGTQYLEVRKLAALEALSRTGHAQARMLDAIQILPAQWPTSALLDWTLLLTRVADIPQREPRLAEAQQLLRSRLTVQGTRLAFSTERNDNWWWMMAGGDTNAARLLALAAELPGWKEDAPQLATGLIGRQVRGAWGTTTANAWGMLAVARFAQVFEKTPVAGSARVAVSNAADGTRSFDWARAQRNDGVAQGSVDLPWPAGTEGGTLHVEQAGAGHPWATVQALAAVPVTAPLAAGYRIMRTVTPQEQAVPGKWSRGDVYRVKLEIDAQADMTWVVVSDPVPAGATILGSGLGRDSQIATRGERRKGVAWPAYTERTPQAYREYFGYLPKGTVSVEYTVRLNNAGEFSLPPSRVEAMYAPDVFGVAPNARLVVGARP
- a CDS encoding Lrp/AsnC family transcriptional regulator — protein: MTAQSVSLDQFDLALLAALQADGRATHQQLAERVHLSPSQVGRRLARLEADGVITGYRVSLSTQALGLGVLVFISVKLAHHGDTIVERFREEILLLEEVQECYSVAGEADYLIRVVVPDLPTLAEFTMKRLMRVPGVESVRSNIVLTAIKCEGALPLSHLR
- the phhA gene encoding phenylalanine 4-monooxygenase; the protein is MAATEAPAAFQGTLTDKLREQFDEGLLSGQSLRPDFTIAQPVHRYTSTDHAIWRKLYERQAAMLQGRVSDEFLQGLATLGMEKDRVPDFGQLNETLMRATGWQVVAVPGLVPDEVFFEHLANRRFPASWWMRKPEQLDYLQEPDCFHDVFGHVPLLINPVFADYMEAYGKGGLKAAGMGALDMLSRLYWYTVEFGLIRTGQGLRIYGAGILSSQGESIYSLDSASPNRIGFDVRRIMRTRYRIDTFQKTYFVIDSFEQLFDATRPDFAPLYQELRAQPTLGAGDVVPGDQVINVGTREGWSETDDI
- a CDS encoding 4a-hydroxytetrahydrobiopterin dehydratase; this translates as MTPLSPQARATLLAELPGWTTVQDRDAIYKRFTFHDFNAAFGFMTRVAIQADKADHHPEWFNVYNRVDITLSTHDANGLTQRDIDLAHFIERAAAALVVPE
- a CDS encoding response regulator transcription factor, which translates into the protein MRILLIEDDRQIASGVEAGLSRAGHQVRVVHDGVYATEHLLREQHDLVILDLGLPGIDGMTLLARYRARNRTTPVIILTARDELEDKLSGLNAGADDYLIKPFALPELEARVRVLLRRSQHGEAAPERDVRLGRLRLSGNDRRMFIDARPLELSPREFAVLELLLQRQGRVVSKAQLQDHLATFAHPAGEGGDTVGDTAIEVYVHRVRKKLEDSDVEIVTVRGFGYLLQNRAGQ